The DNA segment GACGCCGAGAACCAATACCGCCTTGTGAGGTGCGCCTTCATTTTTCTCCGTAGAAATCCACGAACAGATCCGCGGTCTCGTACACGCGGACGCGGTGCAGTTCGGCCACCTTCAGTTTCGTCTTCAGGCGGTTCCAGATCGCGATCGCCAGGTTCTCGGTCGTGGGAATGGTGTGAAAAAATTCCGGCACTTCCTTGTTGAGAAAGCGGTGGTCGAGAGCATCGAGCACTTCCCTGCTGAGGACCTCCTTCAGCTCCTTCAGGTCCACGACGAACCCGGAGCGCGGGTCCACCGGCCCGCGCACCGTCACTTCCAGGGTGTAGTTATGCCCGTGGCCGTGCGGGTTATTGCACTTGCCGAAGATGCGGCGGTTCTCCTCCGGAGTGAAGTCCGGGTTGTGATAGTAGTGCGAGGCGGAAAACTCGGCCTTGCGGGTCAG comes from the Terriglobales bacterium genome and includes:
- a CDS encoding 6-carboxytetrahydropterin synthase, with the protein product MSKPSAVVERETERAAGDERARRTVVYLTRKAEFSASHYYHNPDFTPEENRRIFGKCNNPHGHGHNYTLEVTVRGPVDPRSGFVVDLKELKEVLSREVLDALDHRFLNKEVPEFFHTIPTTENLAIAIWNRLKTKLKVAELHRVRVYETADLFVDFYGEK